GTCATCGCGGCCCTCGACGACGACGGCGTCTCGGCGGAGGCGCGCGAGTACTACGCCCAGGCGGGCTTCCCCCAGGAGGGGTCGATCGTCGCGGTCGTCGACGTGCGCAAGGTCTACCCGGCGGCGGCCTCCGGCACGCTGCAGTACAACGACGGCTTCGGGCTGCCGAGTGTCGTGCGGGACACCGACGGCCGCCCGGGCGTCGTCGTCCCGGACGCGCCGGCGCCGGACGAGCTCGTCGTGCAGACCCTCATCAAGGGCGACGGCGCGGAGCTCACGATCGACGACACGCCCCTCGTGCAGTACACGGGCGTGCTCTGGGACGAGAAGACCGTCTTCGACTCGTCGTGGGAGAGCGGCAGCCCCGTCCCCTTCACCCTCGACGGCGGCGTCATCGAGGGCTTCACGGAGGGACTGGTCGGCCAGACCATCGGATCGCAGGTCATGATCGTCGTCCCCCCGGAGCTCGGCTACGGGGACGAGGGGCAGGGGTCCGTGCCCGCGGGGGCGACGCTCGTGTTCGTCGTCGACATCCTCGGCGTGCAGGACGCGCCCGCGCAGTAGGGGGCGCCGGGGCGCCCCGCGCCTCTTAGGATGGCTGTCGTGGCCCAGAGGATCCCGGCGGAAGAGCGTCTGATGAATCTCGTCGTCGCCCTCATGGCGACCGAGATCGGTCTGACGAAGCAGCAGATCCTCGACAACGTCTCGGGCTACCGGCAGCGCGCCGGCGCGCGGCAGGACGCGCTGGAGAAGATGTTCGAACGCGACAAGGACGAGCTGCGAGCGCTCGGCGTCCCGCTCGAGACCATCCCTTCCGCGTCGGACCCGAAGGACCTGCGGGACGCGCGCTACCGCATCCCGAAGTCGGAGTACCACCTGCCGGAGGACATCTCGTTCACGCCGGCCGAGCTCGCGGTGCTGAGCCTGGCGGGGGAGGTGTGGAGCTCGGGCTCGCTCTCGGAGGACGCGCGTTCCGGCCTGCGGAAGATCCGGGCCCTCGGGATCGACGTCGACGAGCCCATCCTCGGGTTCGCCCCGAGGCTGACGGCGCGCGAGGCGGCCTTCGCGCCCCTGCAGGCGGCCATCGAGTCGACCCGCGTGGTGGCCTTCGACTATCTGAAGCCCGGCGAGGAGTCCGCACGGCGCCGCGTCGTCGAGCCCCTCGCCCTCGTCGAGTACGAGGGCCGGTGGCACGTGTACGGCCGCGACGCCGGGGCGGACGGCGACAGGACGTTCCTGCTCAGCCGGATCGTCGGCGAGGTCGTCGAGACGGGGGCCGTCTTCGACGCGGCCGCCAAGGAGGGGGCGGGGGACCGCGCCCTGGCCGGTCTCGTCGACGTCGCCGCCCGGCAGCGCGCGCTCGTCGAGGTGACGCCGGGGAGCGAGGGCGCCCTGCGCCTCCTGCGGCGTGCGGCGCCCGCCGCCCAGGGCTACCTCGTGTCCTACGTCGACCGGCACATCTTCGCCGACGAGCTCGCCTCGTACGGACCGGAGGTGCGCGTCGTCGAGCCCGCCGATCTGCGCGATGCCGTCGTGGCGCGCCTGAGGGGCGCCCTGGCGGTCCACGACGGGAGCACGTCGTGACGGCGCGGACCCCGCTGCTGGCGAGCGATCAGGTGCGCATCCTCCTCACGCTCGTCCCGTTCCTCTTCGAACGCGGCGAGGTGACGGTCGAGGACGCGGCGGCGGAGTTCGAGGTGACGCCCGCCCAGATGCGGCGCATCGTGCAGCGCCTGCCGCTCATCGGCCTGCCGGGTGCGGACGGCTACTACCAGATGCCGAACGAGATGTTCGAGATCGACTGGGACCTTCTCGAGGAGCAGGACGTCATCCTCATCAACGAGAAGATCGCGCTGGACCGTGCGCCGCGGCTGACGGCGCGTGAGGCCGCTGCGCTCCTGGCCGGCCTGCAGCTCGCCAGCGGCATCCCCGGCGTCGCCGGGTCGGACGTGTTCGGCGGGCTCGTCGACAAGCTCGCGCGGGGCGCGTCGGCCGCGCCCGCCGAGCTCGTCGTGGCGTCGGGCCCGGTCGACGAGGTCCGCTCGATCGTCGCGCGCGCCCTGAAGGCCGGCGTCGCGGTCTCGTTCACCTATCGCGCCCCCGACGCGGGGCCGACCACCCGCACCGTGGACCCCGTGAAGATCCTCATCACGGGCGGTCAGTGGTACCTGCAGGGATGGTGCCACCTGAGGCGCGCGATGCGCACGTTCCATCTCGACCGCGTCGGAGAGGCCCGTCTCACCGACATCCCGAGCACGCACAGGGACGGCTCGACCGAGACCGCCTTCGGCCAGAACGACGGCGAGCAGGTCGCCGTCGTCCGCTTCCCCGCGGAGATCGCACCGCTCCTGGGCGACTACCTGCACCACGCCGAGATCGAGGAGGGCGACGGCGTCGCGACCGCGCGCATCCGGCTCGCGGACGCGCAGTCCCTCAAGCGGATCGCCACGCGACTGGGCGGACGGGCGGAGATCGTCTCGCCGCCGCCCGCGCGACGCGCTGCGGCGGAGTGGGCGGAGGCCGCGCTCGCCCTCTACGGCACAGACTGACAGCCGCGCACGGGCGATCCCGGGCGGGATCGCGGCGTCGCGTCCGGCCACGGAGAAGGCGGGCGGGCTACAATCGCCATGAACCCCCGACTTCCGATCGACGGAGACTCCTCATGCTCGGCAATCTCAACGGCTGGCACCTGCTCATCCTGCTCGCCGTCATCCTCCT
This window of the Microbacterium sp. AB genome carries:
- a CDS encoding FKBP-type peptidyl-prolyl cis-trans isomerase, with the translated sequence MRKTPAILSAAALTMLALAGCSPVAGGEASCDRAAGADASLTDLIDVTGSLDAAPTVDMFAPFHVDENAYADVEVGDGPVITSLDQSGVLDMTLYDGNTGEVVIGTSYSGDLSAVGVLSQWSTQFPGLDDALRCATEGSRVIAALDDDGVSAEAREYYAQAGFPQEGSIVAVVDVRKVYPAAASGTLQYNDGFGLPSVVRDTDGRPGVVVPDAPAPDELVVQTLIKGDGAELTIDDTPLVQYTGVLWDEKTVFDSSWESGSPVPFTLDGGVIEGFTEGLVGQTIGSQVMIVVPPELGYGDEGQGSVPAGATLVFVVDILGVQDAPAQ
- a CDS encoding helix-turn-helix transcriptional regulator; amino-acid sequence: MAVVAQRIPAEERLMNLVVALMATEIGLTKQQILDNVSGYRQRAGARQDALEKMFERDKDELRALGVPLETIPSASDPKDLRDARYRIPKSEYHLPEDISFTPAELAVLSLAGEVWSSGSLSEDARSGLRKIRALGIDVDEPILGFAPRLTAREAAFAPLQAAIESTRVVAFDYLKPGEESARRRVVEPLALVEYEGRWHVYGRDAGADGDRTFLLSRIVGEVVETGAVFDAAAKEGAGDRALAGLVDVAARQRALVEVTPGSEGALRLLRRAAPAAQGYLVSYVDRHIFADELASYGPEVRVVEPADLRDAVVARLRGALAVHDGSTS
- a CDS encoding helix-turn-helix transcriptional regulator, yielding MTARTPLLASDQVRILLTLVPFLFERGEVTVEDAAAEFEVTPAQMRRIVQRLPLIGLPGADGYYQMPNEMFEIDWDLLEEQDVILINEKIALDRAPRLTAREAAALLAGLQLASGIPGVAGSDVFGGLVDKLARGASAAPAELVVASGPVDEVRSIVARALKAGVAVSFTYRAPDAGPTTRTVDPVKILITGGQWYLQGWCHLRRAMRTFHLDRVGEARLTDIPSTHRDGSTETAFGQNDGEQVAVVRFPAEIAPLLGDYLHHAEIEEGDGVATARIRLADAQSLKRIATRLGGRAEIVSPPPARRAAAEWAEAALALYGTD